From Candidatus Cloacimonadota bacterium, one genomic window encodes:
- a CDS encoding sigma-70 family RNA polymerase sigma factor, which yields MKQTNRTDATGSCAGLHADRDRLVNAHIGLAYSFARGCQNRGLPLEDLRQEALLGLLEAAERFDPGRGTQFGTYAVHWIRKRLLAALDSEKAVTSNTEPLGERDLAAPDTQTEPRLEPAICFPASMPVLEQGALHLSINQGLTLKEVAIQLGISVERVKQLRGKALRRLRP from the coding sequence ATGAAGCAGACCAACCGAACTGACGCGACGGGATCCTGTGCCGGCCTCCACGCGGACCGGGACCGCCTGGTAAACGCGCACATCGGCCTGGCCTACAGCTTTGCCAGAGGCTGCCAAAACCGCGGTTTGCCGCTGGAAGACCTGCGTCAGGAAGCCCTGCTGGGATTACTGGAGGCAGCTGAACGCTTTGACCCCGGACGGGGAACGCAGTTCGGCACCTACGCCGTCCACTGGATCAGGAAAAGGCTGCTGGCCGCGCTGGACAGCGAAAAGGCGGTCACGAGCAATACGGAACCGCTGGGAGAGAGGGACCTGGCCGCACCGGATACACAGACCGAGCCGCGGCTTGAGCCCGCGATCTGTTTTCCCGCCTCCATGCCCGTCCTGGAACAAGGAGCGTTGCATCTTTCCATCAACCAGGGTCTGACCCTGAAAGAGGTGGCCATCCAGCTGGGTATTTCTGTGGAACGGGTCAAACAGCTGCGCGGTAAGGCTTTGCGCCGTTTGCGCCCATAA